One stretch of Eretmochelys imbricata isolate rEreImb1 chromosome 1, rEreImb1.hap1, whole genome shotgun sequence DNA includes these proteins:
- the CBY1 gene encoding protein chibby homolog 1 isoform X3 — protein sequence MRRTASSGKQGRVGRLVQGKAAEVSRLGDWKAMPLFGNTFSPKKTPPRKSASLSNLHLLDRSTREIELGLDYGTPNMNLTGQSLKFENGQWIAESGSSSGDRRETQRLRKRNQQLEEENNLLRLKVDILLDMLSETTAESHLMEKELEDLKSHSRRRR from the exons ATGCGCAGGACGGCTAGCAGTGGAAAACAAGGTAGAGTGGGGCGCTTGGTGCAG GGCAAGGCAGCAGAAGTGAGCAGGCTTGGAGATTGGAAAGCCATGCCTCTCTTTGGGAACACATTCAGTCCAAAGAAAACCCCACCTAGGAAATCAGCCTCCCTCTCCAACCTGCACTTG CTGGACAGATCGACCCGTGAAATTGAGCTGGGCCTGGACTATGGCACTCCCAACATGAACCTCACTGGACAGAGTCTGAAGTTTGAGAATGGCCAGTGGATAGCCG AGTCAGGGAGCAGCAGTGGGGATCGCAGGGAGACACAGCGGCTGCGCAAACGGAACCAGCAGCTGGAGGAAGAGAACAATCTCCTGCGTCTGAAAGTGGATATCCTGCTGGATATG CTGTCTGAGACCACAGCTGAGTCCCATCTGATGGAGAAGGAGCTGGAGGACCTGAAGAGTCACAGCCGGAGGAGGAGGTGA
- the CBY1 gene encoding protein chibby homolog 1 isoform X1 — MRRTASSGKQGRVGRLVQGKAAEVSRLGDWKAMPLFGNTFSPKKTPPRKSASLSNLHLLDRSTREIELGLDYGTPNMNLTGQSLKFENGQWIAESGSSSGDRRETQRLRKRNQQLEEENNLLRLKVDILLDMLSETTAESHLMEKELEDLKSHSRRRRPATQGTEPFVEAHVDNLFYQGLLGKSPFYTVSRGVFVSGW; from the exons ATGCGCAGGACGGCTAGCAGTGGAAAACAAGGTAGAGTGGGGCGCTTGGTGCAG GGCAAGGCAGCAGAAGTGAGCAGGCTTGGAGATTGGAAAGCCATGCCTCTCTTTGGGAACACATTCAGTCCAAAGAAAACCCCACCTAGGAAATCAGCCTCCCTCTCCAACCTGCACTTG CTGGACAGATCGACCCGTGAAATTGAGCTGGGCCTGGACTATGGCACTCCCAACATGAACCTCACTGGACAGAGTCTGAAGTTTGAGAATGGCCAGTGGATAGCCG AGTCAGGGAGCAGCAGTGGGGATCGCAGGGAGACACAGCGGCTGCGCAAACGGAACCAGCAGCTGGAGGAAGAGAACAATCTCCTGCGTCTGAAAGTGGATATCCTGCTGGATATG CTGTCTGAGACCACAGCTGAGTCCCATCTGATGGAGAAGGAGCTGGAGGACCTGAAGAGTCACAGCCGGAGGAGGAG ACCTGCCACTCAAGGCACAGAGCCCTTCGTGGAAGCACATGTTGATAATCTGTTTTATCAAGGACTGCTGGGCAAGAGTCCTTTCTATACTGTGAGCAGAGGAGTATTTGTGAGTGGATGGTAA
- the CBY1 gene encoding protein chibby homolog 1 isoform X2, whose amino-acid sequence MPLFGNTFSPKKTPPRKSASLSNLHLLDRSTREIELGLDYGTPNMNLTGQSLKFENGQWIAESGSSSGDRRETQRLRKRNQQLEEENNLLRLKVDILLDMLSETTAESHLMEKELEDLKSHSRRRRPATQGTEPFVEAHVDNLFYQGLLGKSPFYTVSRGVFVSGW is encoded by the exons ATGCCTCTCTTTGGGAACACATTCAGTCCAAAGAAAACCCCACCTAGGAAATCAGCCTCCCTCTCCAACCTGCACTTG CTGGACAGATCGACCCGTGAAATTGAGCTGGGCCTGGACTATGGCACTCCCAACATGAACCTCACTGGACAGAGTCTGAAGTTTGAGAATGGCCAGTGGATAGCCG AGTCAGGGAGCAGCAGTGGGGATCGCAGGGAGACACAGCGGCTGCGCAAACGGAACCAGCAGCTGGAGGAAGAGAACAATCTCCTGCGTCTGAAAGTGGATATCCTGCTGGATATG CTGTCTGAGACCACAGCTGAGTCCCATCTGATGGAGAAGGAGCTGGAGGACCTGAAGAGTCACAGCCGGAGGAGGAG ACCTGCCACTCAAGGCACAGAGCCCTTCGTGGAAGCACATGTTGATAATCTGTTTTATCAAGGACTGCTGGGCAAGAGTCCTTTCTATACTGTGAGCAGAGGAGTATTTGTGAGTGGATGGTAA
- the TOMM22 gene encoding mitochondrial import receptor subunit TOM22 homolog isoform X1 codes for MAAASPLSPEELLLPKGGPGKAEELAEELEEDDDDELDETLSERLWGLTEMFPESVRTAAGATFDMSLSVAQSMYRFSRAALWIGTTSFMILVLPVVFETEKLQMEQQQQLQQRQILLGPTTGLSGSIPGALPPLSGKI; via the exons ATGGCCGCCGCGTCGCCCCTGTCCCccgaggagctgctgctgcccaaGGGCGGCCCGGGCAAGGCGGAGGAGCTGgcggaggagctggaggaggacgACGACGACGAG CTGGACGAGACCCTGAGCGAGCGGCTCTGGGGCCTGACCGAGATGTTCCCGGAGAGCGTCCGGACCGCGGCGGGAGCTACCTTCGATATGTCCCTCTCTGTGGCCCAGAGCATGTACCG aTTCTCCAGGGCAGCTCTCTGGATTGGGACTACCTCCTTCATGATCCTTGTTCTTCCTGTTGTATTTGAAACTGAGAAACTGCAGAtggagcaacagcagcagctgcagcagcgaCAG ATTCTCTTAGGACCCACTACAGGGTTGTCTGGCAGTATACCAGGGGCCCTGCCACCACTTTCTGGAAAGATCTAA
- the TOMM22 gene encoding mitochondrial import receptor subunit TOM22 homolog isoform X2: MAAASPLSPEELLLPKGGPGKAEELAEELEEDDDELDETLSERLWGLTEMFPESVRTAAGATFDMSLSVAQSMYRFSRAALWIGTTSFMILVLPVVFETEKLQMEQQQQLQQRQILLGPTTGLSGSIPGALPPLSGKI; the protein is encoded by the exons ATGGCCGCCGCGTCGCCCCTGTCCCccgaggagctgctgctgcccaaGGGCGGCCCGGGCAAGGCGGAGGAGCTGgcggaggagctggaggaggacgACGACG AGCTGGACGAGACCCTGAGCGAGCGGCTCTGGGGCCTGACCGAGATGTTCCCGGAGAGCGTCCGGACCGCGGCGGGAGCTACCTTCGATATGTCCCTCTCTGTGGCCCAGAGCATGTACCG aTTCTCCAGGGCAGCTCTCTGGATTGGGACTACCTCCTTCATGATCCTTGTTCTTCCTGTTGTATTTGAAACTGAGAAACTGCAGAtggagcaacagcagcagctgcagcagcgaCAG ATTCTCTTAGGACCCACTACAGGGTTGTCTGGCAGTATACCAGGGGCCCTGCCACCACTTTCTGGAAAGATCTAA